The Aquificaceae bacterium genome has a window encoding:
- a CDS encoding NUDIX hydrolase has protein sequence MKEEFSAGGVLIKDGKVLLIKNPSGIWTFPKGLVERGEKPEEAAVREVYEETGVKGNIVSELGEISYWYVREGEKIRKKVVYYLMNYIHGELKPSWEVKDAEFFPLKEVEKLLKYKGDKEIFRRALEVISRLNISS, from the coding sequence ATGAAGGAAGAGTTTTCAGCAGGGGGTGTGCTAATAAAGGATGGAAAGGTATTGCTTATAAAGAACCCTTCTGGCATATGGACCTTTCCAAAAGGTCTTGTGGAGAGGGGAGAAAAACCAGAGGAGGCAGCGGTTAGGGAAGTTTACGAAGAGACAGGAGTAAAGGGAAACATAGTTTCTGAGCTTGGTGAGATAAGCTACTGGTATGTGAGGGAAGGAGAAAAGATAAGGAAGAAGGTTGTTTATTATCTCATGAATTATATTCATGGAGAGCTTAAGCCCTCGTGGGAAGTAAAAGATGCAGAGTTTTTCCCGCTCAAAGAGGTGGAAAAGCTACTCAAGTATAAGGGAGATAAAGAAATATTCCGCAGGGCATTAGAGGTTATTTCTCGTCTAAATATTTCTTCATAA